CAGCATGGAAGGGTGACCATACCCAAATCCTTCCCCTATAACCTAACAATGAAGATTGAGCTACATCGAGCTCTAAAAAAATTTGTCTGGTAGAAAACATGAAATAGTTAATGTATCTGATGATATTTAttctctaaatattttatttttaatagttaatgAATCAAGTAAAGGTTAAAGACTTAAGTAATGGatcaaatttttataaacacaaaatttatAACACGACACTATAATTACAAAATCAAACACAGATGTGGAGATCACATGGAATTAGAACTTATAATACGATAACCTAATTAAGGGAGAAAGTTATTAAAAAGAAAGCTTCACAAGATCAAACCAGCAAAAGTGGTTTCATACACAGGAAGTTCATCCCCGTACAGATTGTGATGATGAGTTCCAACTAGATCCAGTTCAAACAAATCCGAACTCGAATCACTTGctaaatcatcatcatcatcttcttcataaTCCTCGAAGGCATTAATCTTGCTCAAACCGTTGTCATGATGATTCTTGTGATAATCTCGCAGAAACTCTCTCGCAATCTCCTCCACTGACCTCCTCCCTCCATCTTCCGCATCCTTCTTCACCGACTTTCTTACGTACCCGTTGCTGAGATAATCTTCGACGTAGGATCTGCTCTCGGGGACGATCACGTTAACCGGAGAAAACCGAACGCTTCGCTTGACCATACGGTCAGATGATTTCTCGGAGCTTCTGTTCAGACAAGACCTGGAGAAGGAAGATGCTGAAGAACACGTTGTCGATGCATGGTAATAATAATCAGTTGGCTTCCTAACGAATTCAGAATCGTCGTAGCTCGTCTTCCTTGGATAACTCTTCACCGCCGTTGATTGTTTGTTGCTGAATAACGAGTTGATGAAGTTAACGATTCTTACTCCAGGCGAAGCTGGAGTTTTAGGCTTTTTCTGATTACTACTCGAGCTCTTCTTCGCAGATCTTCTGGTACTTCTAGTATCCTCACGCTTCTCATCGTAGACGTCTGAAACTCGGAATGCTCTGTTTTGGCGAAACAGAGTATTatcctctgtttttctctgttttgttgttgttgtcttagATGGGCCGAAACATAACGGTCTTGAAGAAAATGTCTTCTTAGGGTGTGATGGTTCGGTGTCGGAAGATGAGAAGATACTGGAGCTGGAATCCGAGGAAGACGACACGGAGCCGAAGAACCGATCTCGGTGGATTTTCCGGTCAGGAACCGGCCTAGTTGCGCTGATGCTCTGTTTCTTGGCAGTGTGATGGACAGAGCCGGCAAAAGATTGGGTTTTGTGGGGTTTGGGATCGGTGGAATTGTAGATTTCGTCGAGGAGAGTGGAGGAGAATGACGGGTTTCTGGATCTATGCATGATTCGTTTCTTAGAAACTCGACAAAAAAAGAGGgaatttttgaagaagaagaagagacaaaAGGAGAAGGAGAT
The sequence above is drawn from the Raphanus sativus cultivar WK10039 chromosome 7, ASM80110v3, whole genome shotgun sequence genome and encodes:
- the LOC108816949 gene encoding protein BIG GRAIN 1-like D gives rise to the protein MHRSRNPSFSSTLLDEIYNSTDPKPHKTQSFAGSVHHTAKKQSISATRPVPDRKIHRDRFFGSVSSSSDSSSSIFSSSDTEPSHPKKTFSSRPLCFGPSKTTTTKQRKTEDNTLFRQNRAFRVSDVYDEKREDTRSTRRSAKKSSSSNQKKPKTPASPGVRIVNFINSLFSNKQSTAVKSYPRKTSYDDSEFVRKPTDYYYHASTTCSSASSFSRSCLNRSSEKSSDRMVKRSVRFSPVNVIVPESRSYVEDYLSNGYVRKSVKKDAEDGGRRSVEEIAREFLRDYHKNHHDNGLSKINAFEDYEEDDDDDLASDSSSDLFELDLVGTHHHNLYGDELPVYETTFAGLIL